The Paenibacillus sophorae genome has a segment encoding these proteins:
- a CDS encoding ATP phosphoribosyltransferase regulatory subunit, protein MSKPKGFEKPIGFRDYLPHAVSKLRKIENDVLNCMNQWGYRQIMTPTLEYYDTVGVASSTSDQKLYKLLNNRGQALVLRSEMTAPVARVVSSLLKDEPLPLRLSYHANVFRAIEEEAGREAEFYQTGVELVGDDSPEADAEVVALAIASLQAAGVETFKIAMGHVGFLNGLFQEVAPGLPEVQEELKNHLLDRDYVAFRDALDRLNLTEEQKEEMDGLLRLRGGKEICGQALELSRHPLARASIEHLCKVWEVLEAYEVSQHVLIDLTMVGDFTYYTGMTFEGYAAELGFPVCSGGRYDNLLQQFGRSVPSTGFSLKTNRILDGVRGAEERQELPTLVQYDALRRREGLEESTRLRAEGHVVVTRLVSEPGDLTTVEAEADAGTDGGKRYGEIYTFVSFVRERS, encoded by the coding sequence ATGTCCAAACCGAAGGGCTTTGAGAAGCCCATTGGCTTTCGGGATTATCTCCCGCATGCCGTGAGCAAACTGCGCAAAATTGAGAATGATGTACTGAATTGCATGAACCAATGGGGCTATCGCCAGATTATGACGCCGACGCTGGAATATTACGACACAGTAGGGGTTGCAAGTTCGACGTCGGACCAAAAGCTGTATAAGCTGCTGAACAACCGCGGCCAGGCGCTGGTGCTGCGTTCGGAGATGACGGCTCCGGTGGCCCGCGTTGTCTCTTCGCTGCTTAAGGATGAGCCGCTGCCGCTGCGTTTGTCCTATCATGCCAATGTATTTCGGGCGATTGAGGAGGAGGCCGGACGCGAGGCTGAATTTTATCAGACTGGTGTCGAACTGGTGGGTGACGATTCTCCGGAAGCCGATGCGGAGGTTGTGGCTCTGGCCATTGCTTCGCTGCAGGCGGCGGGAGTGGAAACGTTCAAGATCGCCATGGGCCATGTCGGCTTCCTGAACGGTCTGTTCCAGGAAGTGGCGCCGGGACTACCGGAGGTGCAGGAAGAGCTTAAGAATCATCTGCTGGACCGCGATTATGTCGCTTTCCGTGACGCACTCGACCGGCTGAACCTGACGGAAGAGCAAAAAGAAGAGATGGACGGGCTGCTGCGGCTGCGCGGCGGCAAGGAAATCTGCGGTCAGGCGCTGGAGCTTAGCCGGCATCCGCTCGCCCGCGCCTCGATTGAGCATCTGTGCAAGGTATGGGAGGTGCTGGAGGCTTATGAAGTATCCCAGCATGTGCTGATCGATCTGACCATGGTCGGAGATTTCACCTATTATACGGGCATGACGTTCGAAGGCTATGCAGCGGAACTCGGGTTCCCGGTTTGCAGCGGCGGACGTTATGACAATCTGCTGCAGCAGTTCGGACGGTCGGTTCCTTCAACGGGCTTCTCGCTGAAGACGAATCGCATCCTCGACGGCGTTCGGGGAGCGGAGGAAAGACAAGAGCTGCCCACCCTCGTTCAATATGATGCATTGCGGCGCAGGGAAGGACTAGAGGAGTCGACGCGGCTGCGGGCCGAAGGCCATGTCGTGGTAACGCGGCTGGTATCGGAGCCCGGAGATCTAACGACAGTCGAAGCTGAGGCTGATGCAGGTACGGATGGCGGCAAGCGGTATGGAGAGATTTACACATTTGTTTCATTTGTCAGAGAGCGCAGCTGA
- the hisG gene encoding ATP phosphoribosyltransferase: MAEILKVAMPKGRIYNKAAELFRAAGLPIPPEGEASRKLVIPLPEAGMEFILAKPVDVPTYVEYGAADIGIVGKDVLLEENRDVYELLDLGIARCRMSIIGLPNWEPGIHQRVATKYPNVASRYFREQGQQVEVIKLNGSIELAPLIGLAERIVDMVETGQTLRDNGLVEFQSIFGITSRLVANRVSYRMKNAEIQQLCDRLQGVIAQPSR, translated from the coding sequence ATGGCGGAGATACTTAAAGTGGCTATGCCGAAGGGCCGCATTTATAACAAGGCCGCGGAGCTGTTCCGTGCTGCGGGACTGCCGATTCCTCCGGAAGGCGAGGCTTCGCGCAAGCTGGTCATTCCGTTGCCTGAAGCGGGAATGGAGTTTATTTTGGCGAAGCCGGTGGATGTGCCCACCTACGTGGAATACGGAGCGGCGGATATCGGCATCGTCGGCAAGGATGTTCTGCTGGAGGAGAACCGGGATGTGTACGAGCTGCTGGATCTTGGCATCGCCCGCTGCCGGATGTCGATCATTGGATTGCCGAACTGGGAGCCGGGTATTCACCAGCGCGTGGCGACCAAGTACCCGAATGTTGCTTCCCGGTATTTCCGGGAGCAGGGCCAGCAGGTAGAAGTCATCAAGCTGAACGGCTCCATAGAGCTGGCGCCGCTCATCGGGCTTGCTGAAAGGATCGTCGATATGGTGGAAACGGGACAGACCCTGCGCGACAACGGACTGGTTGAGTTTCAGAGCATTTTCGGGATTACCAGCCGGCTGGTGGCCAATCGGGTCAGCTATCGGATGAAGAATGCGGAAATCCAGCAGTTGTGCGACCGGCTGCAGGGCGTTATCGCTCAGCCGTCCAGGTAA
- the hisB gene encoding imidazoleglycerol-phosphate dehydratase HisB, producing MENNGQPTRQAGLSRKTNETDIKLSLTVDGSGQAELETDVPFLNHMLDLFTKHGQFDLSVQARGDIEIDDHHTVEDIGICLGQALREALGDKKGIKRYASVFVPMDEALAQVIIDISNRPHFEYRAEYPSQQVGSFSTEMVHEFLWKFALEARLTLHVIVHYGFNTHHMIEAVFKALGRALDEATAIDPRVKGVPSTKGVL from the coding sequence ATGGAGAATAACGGGCAACCAACCAGGCAGGCGGGTCTTTCCCGCAAAACGAATGAAACGGACATTAAGCTGTCGCTGACAGTAGATGGAAGCGGTCAGGCGGAGCTTGAGACCGATGTCCCTTTTCTGAACCATATGCTTGATCTGTTCACGAAGCACGGCCAGTTCGATCTGTCTGTCCAGGCGCGCGGCGATATCGAGATTGACGATCACCACACGGTAGAGGATATCGGCATCTGTCTCGGTCAGGCTCTGCGCGAAGCGCTCGGCGACAAGAAGGGCATCAAGCGCTATGCGAGCGTATTTGTGCCGATGGACGAAGCGCTGGCGCAGGTTATTATCGACATCAGCAACCGTCCACATTTTGAATATCGCGCGGAGTATCCTTCACAGCAGGTCGGCAGCTTCTCGACAGAGATGGTGCATGAATTCCTATGGAAATTTGCGCTGGAAGCCCGGCTGACTCTGCATGTCATCGTGCATTACGGCTTTAATACGCATCACATGATCGAAGCTGTATTTAAGGCGCTCGGGCGTGCGCTCGATGAGGCGACGGCGATTGATCCCCGGGTGAAGGGCGTTCCATCCACGAAAGGAGTGCTGTAA
- the hisD gene encoding histidinol dehydrogenase, producing MKVQSSRDFKLQRDVDYGTPEQNKAVKQIVADIKQEGDAALFRYTEKFDGARLSRDNVRVTQEELQAAYKHVEDSFVSAIRAAADNIRAFHARQKRNSWMDLQPDGTILGQIIRPLQRVGVYVPGGKASYPSSVLMNVIPAQIAGVPEIVMVTPPATGGKEGIDPYILVAAAEAGVNEIYRVGGAQAVAALAFGTESIAPVDKICGPGNIYVALAKREVYGAVDIDSIAGPSEIVVLADDTAEPAYIAADLLSQAEHDEMASAILVTPSQALAEAVAAEVERQLRVLPREAIARASVDNYGAIIVVETLEEGISVVNRLAPEHLEIVTQDPMALTGAVRNAGAIFLGPYSSEPVGDYFAGPNHIIPTNGTARFSSPVDVDDFIKKSSLIYYSKEALLRDGKTIIELARREGLEAHARAVEIRLENEAKGGEADGE from the coding sequence GTGAAGGTGCAATCCAGCAGGGATTTCAAGCTGCAGCGGGATGTCGATTACGGTACCCCTGAGCAAAATAAGGCCGTTAAGCAAATTGTGGCCGACATCAAACAGGAGGGCGACGCCGCCCTTTTCCGCTATACGGAAAAATTCGATGGAGCCCGGCTCAGCCGTGACAATGTGCGGGTAACCCAGGAAGAGCTTCAGGCCGCTTACAAGCATGTTGAAGACTCTTTTGTCTCGGCGATCCGGGCCGCAGCGGATAACATCCGTGCCTTCCATGCCAGACAGAAGCGCAACTCCTGGATGGATCTGCAGCCCGACGGCACGATTCTGGGACAGATCATCCGGCCGCTGCAGCGCGTGGGCGTATACGTTCCCGGAGGCAAGGCATCCTATCCTTCTTCCGTGCTGATGAATGTGATTCCCGCCCAGATCGCAGGCGTTCCCGAGATCGTGATGGTAACGCCGCCGGCAACAGGCGGAAAGGAAGGCATTGATCCTTACATTCTGGTCGCCGCAGCCGAGGCCGGCGTTAATGAGATCTACCGTGTCGGCGGCGCTCAGGCCGTCGCCGCGCTGGCCTTTGGCACGGAGTCTATCGCGCCGGTCGATAAAATCTGCGGGCCGGGTAATATTTACGTCGCGCTGGCCAAGCGCGAGGTGTACGGCGCCGTAGACATCGACAGCATCGCCGGACCGAGCGAGATTGTTGTGCTGGCGGATGACACCGCCGAACCGGCTTATATCGCTGCCGATCTGCTGTCGCAGGCGGAGCATGACGAGATGGCTTCGGCGATTCTTGTGACGCCTTCACAGGCGCTGGCCGAGGCGGTCGCCGCCGAGGTGGAGCGGCAGCTTCGGGTGTTGCCGCGTGAGGCAATCGCCCGTGCTTCCGTGGACAATTACGGCGCCATTATCGTAGTAGAGACGCTGGAAGAAGGAATTTCCGTAGTCAACCGGCTGGCGCCGGAGCATCTGGAAATCGTGACGCAGGACCCGATGGCGCTAACCGGGGCGGTCCGGAACGCCGGGGCGATTTTCCTCGGGCCGTACAGCTCGGAGCCGGTAGGCGATTATTTTGCCGGCCCGAACCATATTATTCCGACGAACGGAACGGCGCGGTTCTCGTCGCCGGTGGATGTGGACGATTTCATTAAGAAATCGAGCCTGATTTATTATAGCAAAGAGGCGCTCCTGCGCGACGGCAAGACGATCATTGAACTGGCTCGCCGCGAAGGGTTAGAGGCTCATGCCAGAGCGGTGGAAATCAGACTGGAGAACGAAGCGAAGGGTGGAGAAGCGGATGGAGAATAA
- the hisIE gene encoding bifunctional phosphoribosyl-AMP cyclohydrolase/phosphoribosyl-ATP diphosphatase HisIE encodes MNEQQNKATSEQQEILEGIRWNEAGLLPAIVQDDTTLEVLMFAYMNPESLKLSLESGQTWFWSRSRGELWHKGGTSGNTQAITSIHYDCDSDTLLVKVKPEGPACHTGQVSCFYRELPLGSKAAAGKPLADELHSGGSQSTEARFAVLAELERVIAEREAERPEGAYTTYLFDKGVDKILKKVGEETAETIIAAKNKDNAELRLEVSDLIYHLLVLLQERKLPLDDIMEELSARHERPRRD; translated from the coding sequence ATGAACGAACAGCAAAACAAGGCGACATCTGAGCAACAGGAAATTTTGGAAGGAATACGCTGGAATGAGGCCGGGCTTCTGCCGGCTATTGTGCAGGATGATACTACCCTGGAAGTGCTTATGTTCGCATACATGAACCCGGAATCGCTGAAGCTGTCCCTGGAGAGCGGACAGACCTGGTTCTGGAGCCGTTCGCGGGGGGAGTTGTGGCATAAAGGCGGCACTTCGGGCAACACACAGGCGATTACCTCGATTCACTACGACTGTGACAGCGACACTCTGCTTGTGAAGGTCAAACCGGAGGGTCCGGCCTGCCATACGGGCCAGGTGTCATGCTTCTACCGCGAGCTTCCGCTCGGGAGCAAGGCCGCGGCTGGCAAGCCGCTGGCGGACGAATTGCATAGCGGCGGCAGTCAGTCAACCGAGGCCCGTTTTGCCGTGCTGGCCGAACTGGAGCGCGTTATCGCCGAGAGAGAGGCGGAGCGTCCGGAAGGAGCCTACACCACGTATCTGTTCGACAAAGGCGTTGACAAGATCCTGAAGAAGGTCGGCGAAGAGACGGCGGAAACGATTATCGCGGCCAAAAACAAGGATAATGCCGAGCTCCGGCTGGAAGTCAGCGATCTGATCTATCATCTGCTCGTCCTGCTGCAGGAGCGCAAGCTTCCGCTCGACGACATTATGGAAGAGTTGAGCGCGCGCCACGAGCGGCCCCGCCGCGATTAG
- the hisF gene encoding imidazole glycerol phosphate synthase subunit HisF, translating into MLAKRIIPCLDVKDGRVVKGVNFVNLRDAGDPVELAAIYDREGADELVFLDISASVEGRATMVEVVRRTAGEISIPFTVGGGISAPEHMKTILRAGADKIGINTAAVNNPQLILEGARRFGSQCIVVAVDAKYNENWGEWEVYTHGGRKPSGIKALEWVKEAERLGAGEILLTSMDADGTKDGFDIKLTSAVSDLVDIPVIASGGAGKIEHFYDVFTAGKADAGLAATIFHYKEIAIGDLKADLKQKGVEIR; encoded by the coding sequence ATGCTGGCCAAACGCATCATACCCTGCCTGGACGTTAAGGACGGCCGGGTAGTAAAAGGCGTTAACTTTGTAAACCTGCGGGATGCCGGCGATCCGGTGGAACTCGCGGCGATTTACGACCGGGAAGGCGCGGATGAGCTGGTGTTCCTGGATATTTCCGCATCAGTGGAAGGCCGGGCGACCATGGTCGAGGTCGTGCGGAGGACCGCAGGCGAAATCTCCATCCCGTTCACGGTGGGGGGAGGCATATCGGCCCCCGAGCATATGAAGACGATCTTGCGCGCCGGAGCCGACAAAATCGGCATTAACACCGCGGCTGTAAACAATCCGCAGCTCATTCTCGAAGGAGCGCGGCGGTTCGGTTCCCAATGTATTGTAGTGGCGGTAGATGCCAAATATAATGAAAATTGGGGCGAGTGGGAAGTGTACACCCACGGAGGACGCAAGCCTTCCGGAATCAAGGCGCTGGAGTGGGTGAAGGAGGCTGAGAGGCTGGGGGCGGGCGAGATTTTGCTCACCAGCATGGATGCCGATGGCACCAAGGACGGCTTTGATATAAAACTCACATCTGCTGTCAGTGATCTGGTGGATATTCCGGTGATCGCGTCGGGCGGAGCGGGAAAGATTGAGCATTTTTACGATGTGTTCACTGCGGGCAAGGCGGATGCCGGGCTTGCAGCGACCATTTTTCATTATAAGGAAATTGCGATCGGCGATTTAAAGGCCGACTTAAAACAAAAGGGTGTGGAGATCCGATGA
- the hisH gene encoding imidazole glycerol phosphate synthase subunit HisH, which translates to MTVAIVDYGIGNLHSVSKAIERLGHEPLVTGEAGEILAADRVILPGVGAFGDAMDHLRQSGLDKVVKEVAAAGRQPLLGICLGMQLLFTRGEEYGSHEGLDLLPGTVVRFEPREGYKVPHMGWNKLQYLQPENPLLKGLEDGHVYFVHSYHALVEQKSDLLAVTDYGHPVTAIVGRGNVFGMQFHPEKSGELGRKLLEQFLKLEI; encoded by the coding sequence ATGACCGTTGCTATCGTCGATTACGGGATCGGCAACCTGCACAGCGTCAGCAAGGCCATTGAGCGTTTGGGCCATGAGCCGCTCGTGACCGGGGAAGCCGGTGAGATTCTCGCGGCGGACCGCGTCATCCTGCCCGGCGTCGGCGCGTTCGGAGACGCGATGGACCATCTGCGGCAGAGCGGACTGGACAAGGTTGTCAAAGAGGTTGCTGCTGCGGGACGGCAGCCGCTGCTTGGCATCTGCCTTGGCATGCAGCTCCTGTTCACCCGCGGCGAGGAATACGGCAGCCATGAGGGGCTTGATCTTTTGCCGGGAACAGTGGTGCGCTTCGAGCCGAGAGAAGGCTATAAAGTGCCGCATATGGGCTGGAACAAGCTGCAGTACCTTCAGCCGGAGAACCCTCTGCTCAAGGGGCTGGAGGATGGACATGTCTATTTTGTTCACTCCTATCATGCGCTGGTCGAGCAGAAGAGCGATCTGCTGGCTGTGACGGATTACGGACACCCAGTTACGGCTATCGTCGGGCGGGGCAATGTATTCGGCATGCAGTTCCATCCCGAGAAGAGCGGGGAGCTGGGAAGGAAGCTGCTTGAGCAGTTTTTGAAGCTGGAAATCTAA
- the gnd gene encoding phosphogluconate dehydrogenase (NAD(+)-dependent, decarboxylating), translated as MKLGLIGLGKMGYNLTLNLLNHEHEVIVSDLNPEPVRQLEGLGAIAAPSIAELTAQLPRPRIIWVMVPAGAPVDSVVNTLSGLLDEGDIVIEGGNSHYKDSIARAEKLSESGIHFFDAGTSGGTEGAAQGACFMIGGNPEIFGTIEPLFRDLAVEYGYLYAGPSGSGHFLKMIHNGIEYGMMQAIAEGFELLEKSPFDFNYEDVARVWSNGSVIRGWLMELTESAFSKDPKLSGIRGVMQSSGEGKWTVQTALDLEASTPVIALSLLMRYRSLEENTFHGKVVAALRNEFGGHAVVKEE; from the coding sequence ATGAAATTGGGTCTGATTGGACTCGGCAAGATGGGCTATAATCTGACTTTGAATTTGCTGAATCATGAGCATGAGGTTATCGTAAGCGATCTCAATCCGGAGCCTGTCCGCCAGCTTGAAGGGCTTGGAGCCATCGCGGCCCCCAGCATAGCGGAATTAACTGCACAGCTTCCTCGCCCGCGCATCATATGGGTAATGGTTCCCGCAGGGGCGCCTGTCGACAGCGTTGTGAATACTCTTTCCGGTCTGCTGGATGAAGGCGACATTGTCATCGAAGGAGGCAACTCCCATTACAAGGATTCCATTGCCAGAGCGGAGAAGCTGAGCGAGTCCGGCATTCATTTTTTCGATGCAGGCACTTCAGGCGGAACCGAAGGCGCGGCTCAGGGCGCTTGCTTTATGATAGGAGGTAATCCTGAGATATTTGGCACTATCGAACCGCTGTTCCGCGATCTTGCGGTAGAGTATGGATATTTGTACGCCGGTCCCAGCGGCAGCGGCCACTTTTTAAAAATGATCCATAACGGCATTGAGTACGGGATGATGCAGGCGATTGCCGAAGGCTTTGAGCTTCTGGAGAAGAGCCCCTTCGATTTTAACTATGAGGATGTTGCCCGGGTATGGTCGAACGGTTCCGTCATTCGGGGCTGGCTGATGGAGCTTACCGAAAGCGCTTTTTCCAAAGATCCGAAGCTTTCCGGCATTCGCGGAGTCATGCAGAGCTCCGGGGAGGGCAAATGGACGGTGCAGACGGCGCTTGACCTTGAGGCCAGCACGCCGGTAATCGCGCTTTCCCTGCTGATGCGCTACCGGTCACTTGAGGAGAATACGTTCCACGGCAAAGTAGTCGCCGCTCTGCGCAATGAATTTGGCGGCCATGCCGTTGTAAAAGAAGAGTAA
- the hisA gene encoding 1-(5-phosphoribosyl)-5-[(5-phosphoribosylamino)methylideneamino]imidazole-4-carboxamide isomerase, with protein MSSFIVYPAIDIRNGKCVRLLQGDYNQETVYGDSPLDMAKSWEEQGGEFIHLVDLDGAKAGHPVNVDIIGSIAAGVNVPVQVGGGLRTLEDVEKLLSLGVSRVIIGTAAINDREFTENVLAKYGDKVAIGIDARNGYVATHGWLNTSEVLATDLAKELASKGAETFIYTDISRDGMMQGPNVEGILAMAQASGKSVIASGGVTIQDDLFRLSAHKNSGIGGAIVGKALYTGNIKLAEALAALK; from the coding sequence ATGTCTTCTTTTATCGTGTATCCGGCTATTGATATCCGGAACGGAAAATGCGTCAGGCTGCTGCAGGGCGATTATAATCAGGAAACGGTCTACGGCGACAGCCCGCTCGATATGGCCAAATCATGGGAAGAACAGGGCGGAGAGTTCATCCATCTTGTTGATCTGGACGGCGCGAAAGCCGGGCATCCCGTCAATGTTGACATTATCGGATCCATCGCCGCTGGCGTGAACGTGCCGGTTCAGGTAGGCGGGGGACTGCGCACACTGGAGGACGTGGAGAAGCTGCTGTCGCTCGGCGTCAGCCGCGTCATCATCGGCACCGCTGCCATCAATGACCGGGAATTTACCGAAAACGTATTGGCAAAATACGGCGATAAAGTCGCGATTGGCATCGATGCGCGTAATGGCTATGTCGCCACTCATGGCTGGCTCAATACGTCCGAGGTGCTGGCTACGGATTTGGCGAAGGAGCTCGCGTCCAAGGGAGCGGAAACGTTTATCTATACGGATATCTCCCGCGACGGGATGATGCAGGGCCCGAACGTGGAGGGCATTCTCGCCATGGCGCAGGCCAGCGGCAAGAGCGTTATCGCCTCCGGCGGGGTTACCATCCAGGACGATCTGTTTCGCCTCAGTGCGCATAAGAACAGTGGTATCGGCGGCGCCATCGTTGGCAAGGCGCTGTATACCGGCAATATCAAGCTTGCCGAAGCATTGGCGGCGCTGAAGTAA
- a CDS encoding ribose-phosphate diphosphokinase, translating into MQHHTLRIFSGSSNPKLAADIASRLGVELGKIKLTRFKSGEIYVHYEESIRNCDVFLLQSLSHPINELFVELLVMIDAAKRASARTVNIIVPYYGYARQERKSAPREPISAKMVADVLTTAGATRVLTIDLHAAAIQGFFNIPVDHLTALDLISAYLKAKNLSDVVVVSPDAGRASTAEKLASKLDSPFAIMIKKRPAHNESVITHVIGDVEGRTPVIIEDLIDTGTTIVNVVEGLKERGAKNSIVCATHGLFSGPAIERLDHPGIEEVVVTDSIELPADHSGRFTVLSVAPMLARATSIIIEGGSIDKLLGDAGI; encoded by the coding sequence ATGCAGCACCATACATTGCGTATTTTTTCCGGCTCGTCCAACCCAAAGCTGGCTGCGGATATTGCCTCAAGGCTTGGCGTGGAGCTGGGTAAGATCAAGCTGACCCGTTTCAAGAGCGGCGAGATTTATGTGCATTATGAAGAAAGCATCCGGAATTGCGACGTCTTTTTGCTGCAATCTCTCTCCCATCCCATCAATGAGCTGTTCGTCGAGCTGCTGGTGATGATTGATGCCGCCAAACGGGCGTCGGCCCGAACGGTCAATATTATCGTTCCGTACTACGGCTATGCCCGTCAAGAGCGCAAGTCCGCACCAAGAGAGCCAATCTCCGCTAAAATGGTTGCCGACGTGCTGACGACAGCCGGCGCTACGCGCGTACTCACCATCGACCTGCATGCGGCGGCGATCCAGGGCTTCTTCAACATTCCGGTGGATCACCTGACGGCGCTTGACCTGATCAGCGCCTATCTGAAGGCAAAGAATTTGTCCGATGTGGTGGTTGTATCGCCCGATGCCGGGCGTGCTTCCACGGCCGAGAAGCTGGCAAGCAAGCTGGATTCGCCATTTGCCATTATGATCAAGAAACGGCCGGCCCATAACGAATCGGTCATAACCCACGTCATTGGCGATGTGGAGGGACGGACCCCGGTCATTATCGAAGATCTGATCGATACGGGAACTACCATTGTCAACGTTGTCGAAGGACTGAAGGAGAGAGGGGCCAAGAACAGCATCGTCTGCGCCACGCATGGATTGTTCTCCGGTCCGGCGATCGAACGGCTGGATCACCCCGGAATTGAGGAAGTGGTGGTAACCGATTCGATCGAGCTGCCTGCCGACCATTCCGGCCGCTTCACCGTTCTCTCGGTCGCTCCAATGTTGGCGAGGGCCACAAGCATTATTATTGAGGGCGGTTCTATAGACAAGCTTCTTGGAGACGCGGGAATATAA
- the hisJ gene encoding histidinol-phosphatase HisJ, producing MHIDYHTHHERCGHAVGKLEDYVRRGIELGLKQLGLSDHLPLIHVDPAQYYPEMAMPLEELPRYVEECLALKERYRGVIDIRVGLEADYIEGYEEEIRELLAPYPWDYLIGSVHFLGEWDITDFRQVHGWEGKDPLAVYRRYYKAIIQAASSGLYDIIGHMDVIKRFGYGPDTAEGRAEVKKLELSALRRIADAGIAMELNASGLFKPCAEMFPAPHVLKQAFELGIPLTLGSDAHDPAKLGEGLADARRLLWDTGFRELAVFEDRRREMVSFEG from the coding sequence ATGCATATCGATTACCATACCCATCACGAGCGCTGCGGACATGCCGTAGGCAAGCTCGAAGATTACGTTCGCCGGGGCATCGAACTCGGCCTTAAGCAGCTCGGTCTGTCGGATCATCTGCCGCTGATTCATGTCGATCCGGCGCAGTATTATCCGGAGATGGCTATGCCGCTTGAGGAGCTTCCCCGCTATGTGGAGGAATGTCTGGCCTTGAAGGAGCGTTACCGGGGAGTCATTGATATCCGGGTAGGGCTTGAAGCCGATTATATTGAAGGCTATGAAGAGGAAATCCGCGAACTGCTCGCTCCTTACCCTTGGGATTACCTGATCGGCTCGGTGCATTTTCTTGGTGAGTGGGATATTACCGACTTCCGGCAAGTTCACGGCTGGGAGGGCAAAGATCCCCTTGCGGTCTACCGGCGTTATTATAAAGCGATTATCCAGGCGGCGTCTTCGGGATTATACGATATAATAGGGCATATGGATGTCATCAAAAGATTCGGCTACGGACCGGATACTGCCGAAGGCAGGGCGGAAGTGAAGAAACTAGAGCTAAGCGCGCTGCGGAGAATAGCGGATGCGGGAATCGCGATGGAGCTGAACGCCTCCGGCCTGTTCAAGCCCTGTGCGGAGATGTTTCCGGCTCCGCATGTGCTGAAGCAAGCGTTTGAGCTGGGCATCCCGCTGACGCTGGGGTCGGACGCCCATGATCCGGCGAAGCTTGGCGAAGGCCTTGCGGATGCCCGCAGGCTGCTCTGGGATACGGGATTCCGTGAACTCGCGGTGTTTGAAGACCGCCGCCGGGAAATGGTCTCTTTTGAAGGATAA